One Vitis riparia cultivar Riparia Gloire de Montpellier isolate 1030 chromosome 4, EGFV_Vit.rip_1.0, whole genome shotgun sequence genomic window carries:
- the LOC117913110 gene encoding callose synthase 5, protein MSSLDSGPQGLTRRPSRSSATTTFSTEVFDHEVVPSSLGSIVPILRVATEIEPERPRVAYLCRFYAFEKADRLDPNSSGRGVRQFKTGLLQRLERENSSSLASRVKKSDAREIQSFYQQYYQNYVRALDKGEQADRAQLGKAYQTAGVLFEVLCAVNKTEKVEEVAPEIIAAATDVQEKKEIYAPYNILPLDSAGATQSIMQLEEVKAAVGALWNTRGLNWPTEFERHRQKAGDLDLLDWLRAMFGFQRDNVRNQREHLILLLANNHTALHPKPEPLNKLDERAIDAIMDKLFKNYKTWCKFLGRKHSLRLPQGQQEIQQRKMLYMGLYLLIWGEAANVRFMPECLCYIFHNMAYELHGLLAGNVSIVTGENIKPSYGGDDESFLRKVITPLYRVIEKEAKKSKHGKAPHSSWCNYDDLNEYFWSSDCFSLGWPMRDDGDFFKSTRDMVAQGRKGSNRKSGSTGKSYFVETRTFWHIFRSFDRLWTFYILALQAMIIIAWHDNLSLSDIFRTDMLHNLSSIFIPASFLRFLQSILDLILNFPGYHRWKFTDVLRNILKMVVSLAWAVILPLFYVHSFVAPNKIRDVLSRLHEIKGIPTLYVVAVFLYLLPNLLAAVLFIFPMLRRWIENSDWHIIRFLLWWSQPRIYVGRGMHESQFALLKYTIFWALLLCSKFAFSYFIQIKPLVKPTKSIMRINLVHYAWHEFFPQAKKNYGAVVSLWAPVVLVYFMDTQIWYAIYSTLYGGIVGAFDRLGEIRTLGMLRSRFQSLPGAFNTCLVPSDKTKKRGFSLSKRFAEVPASRRSEAAKFAQIWNEVICSFREEDLISDGEMDMLLVPYSSDPSLKIIQWPPFLLASKIPIALDMAAQFRSRDADLWKRICADEYMKCAVIECYESFKYLLNILVVGENEKRMIGIIIKEIESNISKNTFLANFRMSPLPTLCKKFVELVEILKDGDPSKRDTVVLLLQDMLEVVTRDMMVNEIRELAELGHGNKDSISRNQLFAGTNPKPAIIFPPIVTAQWEEQIRRLYLLLTVKESASDVPTNLEARRRVAFFANSLFMDMPRAPRVRKMLSFSVMTPYYSEETVYSKSDLEMENEDGVSIIYYLQKIFPDEWNNFMERLNCKKESEVWENEENILHLRHWVSLRGQTLCRTVRGMMYYRRALRLQAFLDMASEKEILEGYKAFTVPSEEDKKSQRSTYAQLEAVADMKFTYVATCQNYGNQKRSGDRRATDILNLMVNNPALRVAYIDEVEEGENGKVQKVYYSVLVKAVDTLDQEIYRIKLPGSAKVGEGKPENQNHAIVFTRGEALQTIDMNQDNYLEEAFKMRNLLEEFKEDHGVRPPSILGVREHIFTGSVSSLAWFMSNQETSFVTIGQRVLARPLKVRFHYGHPDVFDRLFHITRGGISKASAGINLSEDIFAGFNSTLRRGNVTHHEYIQVGKGRDVGLNQISLFEAKVACGNGEQTLSRDVYRLGHRFDFFRMLSCYFTTVGFYVSSMIVVITVYVFLYGKLYLSLSGLEEAIIKFARSKGDHALRTVMASQSLVQIGLLMALPMLMEIGLERGFRTALGDMIIMQLQLASVFFTFSLGTKVHYFGRTVLHGGAKYRATGRGFVVRHEKFAENYRMYSRSHFVKGMELMILLIAYEVYGSAASDPATYILFTCSMWFLVASWLFAPFLFNPSGFEWQKIVDDWDDWSKWMNSRGGIGVPANKSWESWWEEEQEHLQYTGFLGRFWEIVLSLRFFIYQYGIVYHLHVANGDKSIVVYGLSWLVIAAVIIILKIVSMGRKKFSADFQLMFRLLKLILFIGFIGTLVILFVFLSLTVGDIFASLLAFIPTGWALLGISQALRPAVKALGMWGSVKALGRGYEYMMGLSIFAPVAILAWFPFVSEFQTRLLFNQAFSRGLQIQRILAGGKKNK, encoded by the exons ATGTCATCCCTCGACTCGGGGCCACAGGGCCTGACAAGGCGGCCTTCCCGCAGCTCCGCCACCACCACCTTCTCCACCGAGGTCTTCGACCACGAGGTCGTCCCCTCTTCCCTCGGTTCCATCGTACCAATCCTCCGCGTCGCAACGGAGATCGAACCCGAGCGTCCGCGCGTCGCCTATCTCT GTCGGTTCTATGCGTTCGAGAAGGCGGATCGCTTGGATCCGAACTCGAGCGGTCGTGGTGTCAGGCAGTTCAAGACAGGTCTCCTGCAGCGACTAGAGCGG GAAAATTCGTCGAGTCTGGCCTCTCGCGTTAAAAAGTCGGATGCGAGAGAAATCCAGAGCTTTTACCAGCAATACTATCAGAACTATGTTAGAGCACTGGACAAGGGGGAGCAGGCTGACAG AGCCCAACTGGGCAAAGCTTACCAGACAGCAGGGGTGCTTTTTGAAGTGCTTTGTGCAGTTAATAAGACTGAGAAAGTTGAAGAAGTTGCTCCTGAG ATTATTGCGGCTGCCACAGATGTccaagaaaagaaggaaatctATGCACCATATAACATTCTTCCTCTCGATTCTGCTGGGGCCACACAGTCTATCATGCAGCTTGAAGAGGTCAAGGCTGCTGTGGGTGCACTATGGAATACTCGTGGCTTGAACTGGCCTACTGAATTTGAGCGGCACAGGCAGAAAGCAGGAGATCTAGACCTTCTTGACTGGCTCAGGGCCATGTTTGGATTCCAG AGAGACAATGTCAGGAACCAGAGGGAGCATTTGATTTTGTTACTTGCCAATAATCATACAGCTTTGCATCCCAAGCCTGAGCCTCTTAATAAG CTCGATGAGCGAGCTATTGATGCAATCATGGACAAGCTGTTTAAGAACTACAAAACGTGGTGCAAGTTTTTGGGACGTAAACACAGTCTACG TCTTCCTCAAGGGCAACAAGAAATTCAGCAACGAAAGATGCTTTACATGGGTCTGTATCTCCTAATCTGGGGTGAAGCAGCTAATGTGCGCTTCATGCCAGAATGCCTATGCTACATTTTTCATAAT ATGGCATATGAGCTCCATGGCTTGTTGGCTGGAAATGTCAGCATCGTTACTGGAGAAAACATTAAGCCTTCTTATGGTGGAGATGATGAGTCTTTCCTGCGGAAGGTTATAACGCCACTTTATCGTGTAATTGAAAAG GAAGCGAAGAAGAGTAAACATGGAAAAGCTCCTCACTCATCTTGGTGCAACTATGATGATCTTAATGAGTATTTTTG GTCGTCTGATTGCTTCTCTCTGGGTTGGCCTATGCGCGATGATGGTGATTTCTTCAAATCAACGCGTGACATGGTGGCTCAG GGAAGAAAGGGATCCAATAGAAAATCTGGAAGCACGGGTAAATCATATTTTGTTGAGACACGGACATTCTGGCACATCTTTCGAAGTTTTGATCGTTTATGGACCTTTTATATACTGGCTCTGCAG GCAATGATAATTATTGCATGGCATGATAATCTTTCACTATCGGACATCTTTCGAACGGATATGCTGCATAACCTTTCCAGTATTTTCATCCCAGCATCCTTCCTTCGCTTCCTTCAAA GTATTTTGGACCTTATTCTGAACTTCCCGGGCTATCATAGGTGGAAATTCACTGATGTGCTGAGAAACATTCTCAAGATGGTTGTTAGTCTTGCATGGGCTGTCATTCTTCCACTGTTCTATGTGCATTCCTTTGTGGCCCCTAACAAAATTAGAGATGTGCTGTCACGGCTTCATGAAATAAAGGGCATTCCTACTTTATATGTTGTGGCTGTGTTTTTATATTTGCTTCCAAATTTACTGGCAGCAGTGTTGTTTATTTTTCCAATGCTCCGACGTTGGATTGAGAACTCAGACTGGCATATCATAAGGTTTCTTTTGTGGTGGTCACAG CCCAGGATTTATGTTGGAAGGGGGATGCATGAAAGTCAATTTGCACTTCTAAA gTATACTATATTTTGGGCTCTACTTCTGTGTTCCAAATTTGCATTTAGCTATTTTATTCAG ATAAAACCTTTGGTGAAGCCAACAAAATCTATAATGCGTATCAACCTTGTTCATTATGCTTGGCATGAATTTTTCCCTCAAG CTAAAAAAAACTATGGTGCAGTTGTCTCTCTCTGGGCACCAGTTGTTTTG GTTTATTTTATGGACACTCAAATTTGGTATGCTATTTACTCAACCTTGTATGGTGGTATTGTTGGGGCCTTTGATCGTCTTGGAGAG ATACGAACTCTAGGGATGCTAAGGTCTCGGTTCCAGTCTCTACCTGGTGCTTTCAACACATGTTTGGTGCCCTCTGATAAGACAAAGAAAAGGGGATTTTCTTTATCAAAACGTTTTGCTGAG GTTCCAGCAAGCAGGAGAAGTGAAGCTGCAAAATTCGCTCAGATATGGAATGAAGTGATATGTTCTTTCCGTGAAGAAGACCTCATAAGTGACGG GGAGATGGATATGTTGTTAGTTCCTTATTCATCAGATCCTAGCCTGAAAATAATTCAATGGCCACCATTTTTACTTGCTAGCAAG ATCCCTATAGCACTGGACATGGCTGCTCAATTTCGATCCAGGGATGCTGATCTTTGGAAGCGTATATGTGCGGATGAATATATGAAATGTGCTGTGATTGAATGCTATGAATCTTTCAAATATCTCCTGAACATTTTGGTTGTtggagaaaatgagaaaag GATGATTGGCATCattattaaagaaattgaaagcaACATTTCAAAGAACACGTTTCTTGCAAATTTTAGAATGAGTCCTTTGCCTACTCTTTGCAAGAAATTTGTGGAACTTGTGGAGATCTTG aaagaTGGTGACCCGTCCAAGCGAGACACTGTGGTGCTATTGCTACAAGACATGTTAGAAGTAGTAACCCGTGATATGATGGTGAATGAGATTCG TGAATTGGCGGAACTTGGTCATGGTAACAAGGATTCTATCTCTAGAAACCAACTTTTTGCTGGTACCAACCCAAAACCAGCTATAATATTCCCTCCTATCGTTACAGCCCAATGGGAAGAAcag ATTAGACGTCTCTATCTCCTCTTGACGGTAAAAGAATCAGCCAGTGATGTTCCAACAAACCTTGAAGCAAGAAGAAGAGTTGCATTCTTTGCTAATTCATTGTTCATGGATATGCCCCGAGCTCCTCGAGTCCGTAAAATGCTTTCATTCAG TGTCATGACTCCATATTATAGTGAGGAGACCGTCTATTCTAAAAGTGACCTTGAGATGGAGAATGAAGATGGTGTATCAATCATATACTACCTACAAAAAATCTTCCCAg ATGAATGGAATAACTTCATGGAGCGGCTGAATTGTAAAAAAGAGAGTGAGGTCTGGGAAAATGAAGAGAACATTTTGCATCTACGTCATTGGGTGTCCTTAAGAGGACAGACCCTCTGTAGAACAG TTAGAGGGATGATGTATTACCGAAGGGCACTGAGGCTTCAGGCCTTTCTTGACATGGCTTCTGAAAAAG AGATTCTGGAAGGCTACAAAGCTTTTACAGTTCCATCAGAAGAAGATAAGAAAAGTCAGAGATCCACATATGCCCAATTAGAGGCTGTTGCCGACATGAAATTCACATATGTGGCTACCTGTCAGAACTATGGGAATCAGAAGCGGAGTGGAGATCGCCGTGCCACAGACATTCTGAATTTGATGGTTAA CAATCCAGCTCTCCGAGTAGCATACATTGATGAAGTTGAagaaggagaaaatggaaaggtACAGAAAGTATATTACTCGGTCTTGGTTAAAGCTGTTGATACACTTGATCAG GAAATCTACCGTATAAAATTGCCGGGCTCGGCAAAAGTAGGAGAAGGGAAGCCTGAAAATCAGAACCATGCTATAGTTTTTACACGAGGTGAAGCTCTTCAGACCATTGACATGAATCAG GACAATTACTTGGAAGAAGCTTTTAAAATGCGTAACCTTCTGGAAGAATTTAAGGAGGATCATGGAGTGCGTCCACCTTCAATTCTAGGTGTTCGTGAGCATATCTTTACTGGAAG TGTGTCTTCTTTGGCTTGGTTCATGTCGAATCAAGAAACAAGCTTTGTCACCATTGGACAAAGAGTGCTTGCAAGACCTTTGAA GGTTCGATTCCACTATGGTCATCCTGATGTGTTTGATAGACTTTTCCACATTACTCGTGGTGGAATTAGCAAGGCTTCTGCGGGCATTAATTTGAGCGAGGACATCTTTGCTG GTTTCAATTCAACACTAAGGCGTGGGAATGTTACTCACCATGAATATATTCAAGTGGGGAAGGGACGTGATGTTGGGCTCAATCAAATCTCACTGTTTGAAGCAAAAGTGGCCTGTGGCAATGGGGAGCAGACACTCAGTCGAGATGTCTATCGATTAGGTCACCGTTTCGACTTTTTCCGCATGCTATCATGTTATTTTACAACAGTGGGATTTTACGTCAGCTCAATG ATTGTTGTCATTACTGTCTATGTTTTCTTGTACGGCAAACTGTACCTATCACTGAGTGGATTAGAGGAGGCAATAATTAAGTTTGCTAGGTCTAAAGGAGATCATGCTCTGAGAACAGTTATGGCTTCACAATCCCTTGTTCAAATAGGTCTTCTGATGGCTTTGCCCATGCTCATGGAGATTGGACTTGAAAGGGGCTTCAGAACTGCATTAGGTGACATGATTATCATGCAGCTTCAGCTGGCCTCCGTCTTCTTCACCTTCTCACTTGGAACGAAGGTGCATTATTTTGGGCGCACAGTCTTACATGGTGGGGCTAAGTACAGAGCCACTGGCCGTGGTTTTGTTGTACGGCATGAGAAGTTTGCAGAGAACTATAGAATGTACTCAAGAAGCCATTTCGTGAAAGGAATGGAGCTGATGATATTGCTTATAGCATATGAGGTTTATGGGTCAGCAGCTAGTGATCCTGCTACTTATATTCTCTTCACGTGCTCAATGTGGTTCCTTGTGGCTTCTTGGTTGTTtgctccttttctttttaaccCTTCAGGATTTGAATGGCAGAAGATAGTGGATGATTGGGATGATTGGTCAAAGTGGATGAACAGCCGAGGGGGTATTGGTGTTCCGGCAAACAAGAGCTGGGAGTCCTGGTGGGAGGAGGAGCAGGAGCATCTTCAGTACACTGGATTTCTAGGACGGTTCTGGGAGATTGTTCTTTCTCTGCGCTTCTTTATCTATCAGTATGGAATTGTTTATCATCTACATGTGGCCAATGGTGATAAAAGCATTGTT GTTTATGGTCTTTCATGGCTGGTCATTGCTGCTGTGATTATCATCTTGAAG ATTGTGTCCATGGGTAGGAAGAAGTTCAGTGCAGATTTCCAACTGATGTTCAGGCTTTTGAAGCTGATCCTGTTCATTGGGTTCATAGGCACCCTGGTGATACTATTTGTATTCCTGAGTCTCACAGTAGGAGACATCTTTGCCAGCCTACTGGCCTTCATACCAACTGGATGGGCACTTCTTGGG ATATCACAAGCATTGAGGCCAGCAGTGAAGGCCTTAGGAATGTGGGGGTCTGTAAAAGCTCTAGGACGAGGATACGAATACATGATGGGGCTGTCGATCTTTGCACCAGTGGCTATCCTGGCATGGTTCCCATTTGTCTCAGAGTTCCAAACCAGGTTGTTATTCAACCAAGCATTCAGCAGAGGACTTCAGATCCAACGTATCCTTGCTGGTGGGAAGAAGAACAAATGA